One window from the genome of Aeromonas sp. FDAARGOS 1405 encodes:
- a CDS encoding efflux RND transporter periplasmic adaptor subunit, whose amino-acid sequence MTHMITRMLAGAVLIAGSALPVLADQGKMVTLADVTQGDAAANIWVSGTVASRQQAALSAEVSGRVEWIAEFGSRVKKGDELLRLDSTALRLSLEQARAEQAKWQSNLRFARAESQRITRLHQQKSASQSQYDKASYDVEQAALAERLAAIQVNQIEEQLRRSHIYAPFDGVVNNHFIQPGEHVDAGEQALELVNPDQPDIRLQAPILWAQQLAPQTRLRVEGEQLSGHGVYYQRAASADPKSRLIELRLKPEAGTFIIGSPVRVALPLGDQQSMLLPRDALVLGTDGSVVYQVARSGKALKVNRVPVTVLFGDSQQVAVSGALKQGDRVVVRGAGSLQDGDTIELFKG is encoded by the coding sequence ATGACACATATGATTACCCGAATGTTGGCTGGCGCTGTGCTGATTGCAGGCAGTGCGCTACCGGTATTGGCCGATCAGGGCAAGATGGTGACCCTGGCGGATGTGACCCAAGGGGATGCGGCCGCCAATATCTGGGTCAGCGGCACGGTGGCGAGTCGCCAGCAGGCAGCGCTCAGTGCCGAAGTGAGCGGCCGGGTGGAGTGGATCGCCGAATTTGGCAGCCGGGTCAAAAAAGGGGACGAGCTGCTACGCCTCGACAGTACGGCGCTGCGCCTCTCGCTGGAGCAGGCTCGCGCCGAGCAGGCGAAATGGCAGAGCAACCTGCGCTTCGCACGCGCCGAATCCCAACGGATCACCCGGCTGCACCAGCAAAAGAGCGCCTCCCAAAGCCAGTACGACAAGGCCAGCTACGATGTGGAGCAGGCCGCGCTGGCCGAGCGACTGGCCGCCATACAGGTGAACCAGATTGAAGAACAGCTGCGCCGCAGCCACATCTATGCCCCGTTCGACGGGGTGGTGAACAACCACTTCATCCAGCCCGGCGAGCATGTGGACGCGGGCGAGCAGGCGCTGGAGCTGGTCAACCCGGATCAGCCGGATATCCGCCTGCAGGCCCCCATTCTCTGGGCCCAGCAGCTGGCGCCGCAAACCCGGCTGCGGGTGGAGGGGGAACAGCTGAGCGGTCATGGCGTCTATTACCAGCGAGCCGCCAGCGCCGATCCCAAGTCGCGCCTCATCGAGCTGCGCCTCAAACCGGAAGCGGGCACCTTCATCATCGGCTCGCCAGTACGGGTTGCCCTGCCACTGGGGGATCAGCAGAGCATGCTGCTGCCCCGGGACGCTCTGGTGCTCGGCACCGATGGCAGCGTGGTCTATCAGGTGGCGCGAAGCGGCAAGGCGCTCAAGGTGAATAGGGTGCCGGTCACCGTGCTGTTTGGCGACAGCCAGCAGGTGGCGGTGAGCGGCGCCCTCAAGCAGGGGGATCGGGTGGTGGTGCGTGGCGCGGGCAGCCTGCAGGATGGCGACACCATAGAATTGTTCAAGGGCTAA
- the ruvC gene encoding crossover junction endodeoxyribonuclease RuvC, whose amino-acid sequence MSIILGIDPGSRITGYGVIRVVGGKAEYLGSGCIRTDCGELPERLKQVYDGVCEIITQFKPTEFAIERVFMARNADSALKLGQARGSAIVAAVNAYLPVSEYSATQIKQAVVGTGGAAKEQVQHMVTHLLKLSATPQADAADALGVALCHLHTRQSLIKMAGRASSSVRGRYR is encoded by the coding sequence ATGAGCATTATTTTGGGCATCGATCCGGGTTCGCGGATCACCGGATACGGGGTTATCCGGGTCGTGGGCGGCAAGGCCGAATACCTTGGCTCTGGCTGCATCCGCACCGATTGCGGCGAGCTGCCGGAGCGCCTCAAGCAGGTTTATGACGGGGTATGCGAGATCATCACCCAGTTCAAGCCCACCGAGTTTGCCATCGAGCGGGTCTTTATGGCCCGCAACGCCGACTCGGCCCTGAAACTGGGGCAGGCCCGGGGCAGCGCCATCGTCGCCGCAGTCAACGCCTATCTACCGGTGAGCGAGTACTCCGCCACCCAGATCAAGCAGGCAGTGGTCGGCACCGGCGGTGCCGCCAAGGAGCAGGTGCAGCATATGGTGACCCATCTGCTGAAACTCTCCGCCACCCCGCAGGCGGATGCAGCAGATGCCCTCGGCGTCGCGCTCTGCCACCTGCACACCCGCCAGAGCCTGATCAAGATGGCCGGCCGCGCCAGCAGCTCGGTACGTGGCCGCTATCGCTGA
- a CDS encoding LysR family transcriptional regulator — MDKHLRQFIEVATHKNVSLAARQMGLSQPTLTHNMRKLEESLATTLLVRHAGGVTLTAAGELLLEQARMMQRIYDDTLRQLATLRERTARPLNVGTGHAWWQPVLQPVTARYQQANPSCAINIEVGNHLRLLDLLLGNHIDLFLGHEIHGLAKNYSLIFIPLFISHDGVFVRAGHPLTGKICSKQDLVDYPSLLVTPDEEKYLHLVEDLARKKQERAAMKLNDKIIYSSNSLLTSIDIINSSNAVMPYPVSMASYFSRFGIGTLQMSEEYNKGTIGIYIPREKIDDPHIQMLCQDIQAQVACNSPLIATF, encoded by the coding sequence GTGGACAAGCATCTAAGACAATTTATTGAAGTGGCCACCCACAAAAATGTCAGTCTGGCAGCCAGGCAAATGGGGCTCAGCCAACCGACGCTGACACACAACATGAGAAAACTTGAGGAGAGTCTGGCGACGACCTTGCTGGTCAGGCACGCGGGCGGCGTGACGCTCACCGCTGCCGGAGAGCTGCTGCTGGAGCAGGCTCGCATGATGCAGCGGATCTACGATGATACCCTCAGGCAGCTGGCCACCCTGCGCGAGCGCACCGCACGACCGCTAAACGTGGGCACCGGACATGCGTGGTGGCAACCGGTATTGCAACCTGTTACTGCCCGTTATCAGCAAGCCAATCCATCCTGCGCCATCAACATTGAAGTCGGCAACCATCTGCGCCTGCTCGATCTGCTGCTCGGCAATCATATCGATCTGTTTCTCGGACATGAAATTCACGGGCTGGCCAAAAATTACAGCCTGATATTTATCCCGCTATTTATTTCTCACGATGGGGTATTTGTCAGAGCGGGCCATCCCCTCACAGGGAAAATATGCAGCAAGCAGGATCTGGTCGATTATCCCAGCCTGCTGGTGACCCCGGATGAGGAGAAATATCTTCATCTGGTCGAGGACTTGGCGCGCAAAAAACAGGAACGCGCCGCCATGAAACTGAATGATAAAATCATTTATAGCAGCAACTCCTTGCTCACCAGCATTGATATTATCAATAGCAGCAATGCTGTCATGCCATATCCAGTGAGCATGGCCAGTTATTTTTCCAGATTCGGCATCGGCACGCTGCAAATGAGCGAAGAGTACAACAAGGGGACGATCGGAATTTATATTCCCCGCGAGAAGATTGATGATCCTCACATTCAGATGTTGTGTCAGGACATTCAGGCTCAGGTCGCTTGCAATAGCCCCTTAATTGCCACCTTCTGA